One Pleurocapsa sp. PCC 7327 DNA segment encodes these proteins:
- a CDS encoding HAD family hydrolase, with amino-acid sequence MLQTLEKIEPKQPTYQDRDRYRLENLPDCLNIVKKGSEYLGIEALEQIEKILVRVHNTHAIAWDFGGVLMDGHNKFFIELYARSHGIDLSKEQLIKLWEIIFKSDPIPGVNYDALKIGRATPEQFARHAIEHFNLVFAEVGKEPVDITNKEIQNFLTLYYSHYDPKHENREVLQCLHKLGIRQYGLTNNFMAKIEYFLEQHEFDYLQWLIMLVSEKFGASKPDPRIYLSFKQHVFLDLFAKEALQVNLPNDAIEQLWEAIFGEEAEVPNFVAYEQKQISREQLSQYAIAQYNWVLKKLGYTPVDATLFASRFLEFWTQQYDRIAEQTIFVDDKIKNLNQAFECEGILGVHYDANQGQKLIDRPVIRELLEQEQLKQVVRTLRELTVHQNALSQRAKQVLDRLMPFRIRHEKLLWQAHMQKHRQIVDALSNEQIYALLQQHYKQLYTTHFQLGQLVERQYTLVHRLASLPEYTYDEARQIVLELFETSDLFLDQNRDLYPWQETEIPRMIATDLGDIQESESLLKKKLLPEIKRTIVDYINLLDVSHQPVIQELIERLQTQANDIETLKQLTEQLLQQLAVLNSIRVVPWQQIEQLFENFREMLVPIEEKWLDLQEMRSFVSRQLDRWYRQIEQEARRTSMDLVPLQRTIADWEQNIHQLESTYFEQYRRWQILKEREIVALYKDAILDEVRDRFSCEELYQFIRGLMLRVYDLPRWKDLTKPTVILISGTSGSGKSTLSTHLAQSCGIQKVFSTDETGRANTKAILDFLFGHQEAAKAFPALYQSSFQGSMESYYYQAIVTAIGVEGLAKRLHKQNTSALIEGVGLMPGILSEEVFERLNIDWLILQVDRQQHCQHFARRAQTATLRNAKRYREHFEMIRQIQEQLVEMGLKHELTIVENSSSIQQTVRMATERIKSPLTTQFVEVRDPIREQMSELLAMQRQHLPIAIRFDVKRAALNLGVLESQVVELLHRFGFEEVPNRRHQWMRRVIPANLG; translated from the coding sequence GTCTGAATATCGTCAAAAAGGGTTCGGAATATTTAGGGATCGAAGCATTAGAACAAATCGAAAAGATTCTCGTGCGCGTTCACAATACCCATGCCATTGCCTGGGATTTTGGCGGAGTTCTGATGGATGGACATAATAAGTTTTTTATCGAACTGTACGCTCGATCGCATGGGATCGATTTAAGCAAAGAACAATTAATAAAGCTTTGGGAGATTATTTTTAAGAGCGATCCGATTCCCGGCGTAAACTATGATGCCCTCAAAATTGGTCGGGCGACTCCCGAACAATTTGCTCGTCATGCGATCGAACATTTTAATCTCGTATTCGCCGAAGTTGGCAAAGAACCTGTCGATATTACCAACAAAGAAATTCAAAATTTTTTGACACTGTATTACAGTCATTACGATCCAAAACATGAAAATCGTGAGGTATTACAGTGTCTTCATAAGTTGGGGATTCGCCAGTATGGATTAACTAATAATTTTATGGCGAAAATCGAATATTTTTTGGAACAGCATGAGTTTGATTATTTACAGTGGCTCATCATGCTCGTGTCCGAAAAATTTGGCGCTAGCAAACCCGATCCGAGAATATATTTATCATTTAAACAGCACGTTTTTTTAGATCTTTTTGCCAAGGAAGCATTACAGGTGAACCTTCCCAATGATGCGATCGAGCAGTTATGGGAAGCTATATTTGGAGAAGAAGCAGAAGTTCCTAATTTTGTTGCCTACGAGCAAAAACAGATTAGTCGAGAACAACTGAGTCAATACGCGATCGCGCAATACAACTGGGTATTAAAAAAACTCGGCTATACGCCCGTCGATGCGACTTTATTTGCCAGCCGATTTTTAGAGTTTTGGACGCAGCAATACGATCGCATTGCCGAGCAAACCATCTTTGTCGATGACAAAATCAAGAATCTCAACCAAGCCTTTGAGTGCGAAGGAATTTTGGGAGTTCATTACGACGCCAATCAAGGACAAAAGTTAATCGATCGCCCCGTGATTCGGGAATTATTGGAACAAGAGCAACTCAAGCAAGTCGTGCGCACCTTGCGGGAATTGACAGTACATCAAAATGCTCTCAGTCAACGAGCAAAGCAGGTTCTCGATCGCTTGATGCCGTTTCGCATTCGTCATGAAAAACTGCTTTGGCAGGCGCACATGCAAAAGCATCGACAGATTGTCGATGCGCTATCAAACGAGCAAATTTATGCCTTGCTACAACAACACTACAAACAGCTTTATACGACGCATTTTCAATTAGGGCAATTGGTCGAGCGCCAGTATACCTTGGTGCATCGGCTAGCTAGTTTACCCGAATACACCTACGATGAAGCCCGTCAGATCGTCCTAGAACTATTCGAGACATCCGATCTGTTTCTCGATCAAAACCGAGACCTTTATCCCTGGCAAGAAACCGAGATACCCAGAATGATCGCAACCGATTTGGGAGACATTCAAGAAAGCGAGTCGCTCCTCAAGAAAAAATTATTGCCAGAAATTAAACGCACGATCGTTGATTATATCAACCTCTTAGATGTATCCCATCAGCCCGTCATTCAAGAGCTAATCGAACGATTGCAAACGCAAGCAAACGATATAGAGACGCTCAAGCAACTGACGGAACAGTTATTGCAGCAGCTTGCGGTTTTGAACTCGATTCGAGTCGTACCGTGGCAGCAGATCGAACAATTGTTTGAAAATTTTCGGGAAATGCTTGTCCCCATCGAGGAGAAATGGTTAGACCTGCAGGAGATGCGATCGTTTGTATCGCGTCAACTCGATCGATGGTATCGACAGATCGAACAAGAGGCGCGACGAACCTCAATGGATTTGGTGCCCCTGCAACGAACGATCGCCGACTGGGAACAGAATATTCATCAGCTAGAAAGCACCTATTTCGAGCAATATCGCCGTTGGCAAATCCTCAAAGAGCGAGAGATTGTCGCTTTATATAAGGATGCCATTCTCGATGAGGTGCGCGATCGCTTTTCTTGTGAAGAACTTTATCAGTTTATACGCGGTCTAATGCTGCGGGTGTACGATCTGCCTCGCTGGAAAGACTTAACCAAACCGACGGTCATTCTGATTAGCGGTACGTCGGGATCGGGCAAATCTACACTTTCTACCCACCTAGCTCAGAGTTGCGGGATTCAAAAAGTGTTTTCTACCGATGAAACCGGACGGGCGAATACGAAAGCGATTTTGGACTTCCTTTTCGGTCATCAAGAGGCAGCCAAAGCTTTTCCAGCCCTGTATCAGTCTTCCTTTCAAGGAAGTATGGAATCCTATTACTATCAGGCGATCGTGACCGCGATCGGAGTGGAAGGTTTGGCTAAACGATTGCACAAACAAAACACGTCCGCCTTAATTGAAGGCGTAGGGCTAATGCCGGGAATATTGTCAGAGGAGGTATTTGAGCGTCTCAATATCGATTGGCTCATCTTGCAGGTCGATCGCCAACAACATTGTCAGCATTTTGCTCGTCGGGCGCAAACGGCGACATTGCGGAATGCCAAACGGTATCGGGAGCATTTTGAAATGATTCGACAAATCCAGGAACAGCTCGTCGAGATGGGATTGAAGCATGAATTGACGATTGTCGAAAACAGCAGCTCGATTCAGCAAACCGTGCGTATGGCTACCGAACGGATTAAAAGTCCCCTAACCACTCAGTTTGTAGAGGTTCGCGATCCGATTCGGGAGCAGATGAGCGAACTCTTGGCGATGCAACGACAGCATTTGCCGATCGCAATTCGGTTTGATGTCAAACGCGCGGCACTAAATTTAGGCGTTTTGGAAAGCCAAGTTGTCGAGCTTTTGCATCGCTTTGGATTTGAAGAGGTGCCAAACCGACGGCATCAGTGGATGCGTCGGGTAATCCCTGCTAACTTGGGTTAA